GTGATCGCCACCCGCGCCGCGCTGGCCGTGTCGTTCGCGCTCGGCGCGCGGCCGCCGGGCGGCGACAGCGTGATCCTCACCGGCGTGTTCTCCTGGGTCGCCGCCGGACTGGACGGCGAACGCGCCGACCAGCTCTGGTTTGACCTGGGGATGAGCCGCGAGGAGGCGGAGACCGCGCTCAAGGAGCGGATCTATGCCGTCGGACGGCCTTCGTAGATCGCTCGTACGGTCTCCACGGTGTCGGCCTCGGACGCCTTCTTGTCCTCGCGATAACGCAAGACGCGCGCGAACCGCAACGCCATGCCGCCCGGATAGCGCGTGCTGTTCTGCACGCCGTCGAACGCGATCTCGACCACCAGCTCCGGTCGTACGCGCACCACCCAGTCGCCTTCCTCGACCGCCAGCGCGCGCAGCTTTTCCGTCTGCCAGGCCAGCATCTCGTCGGTCATGCCCTTGAACGTCTTGCCGAGCATGACGAAATCGCCGGTCGCCTCGTCGCGCGCGCCGAGGTGCAGGTTGGACAGCCAGCCGCGGCGGCGGCCGTGCCCCTGCTCGACGGCGAGCACGACCAGGTCGAGCGTGTGCCGCGGCTTGACCTTGAGCCAGCCGCCACCCCGGCGACCGTTTTGATAGGGCACGTCCAGTGCCTTGACGACGACACCTTCGTGGCCGGCGGCGAGCGCCGCCGCGTACACCCTCCCGGCCGCCTCCGCCGACTCCACCACCTCGCGCGTGATCCGCGCGGCCGCCGGCACCACCTTTTCCAGCGCGGACCAGCGCCGGTCCCCCGGCTCGTCCAGCAGGTCGTCGCCGTCCAGGTGCAGGATGTCGAAAAACGCGGCGGTGAGCGGCATCCGCTCGCGCAGCCGCCGCGGGTCGCCGCGCTGGCCGGTGCGGCTCGCGGTCACCTGAAACCGGTGTGGCCGGCCGTCGTCGTCGAGCGCGATCACCTCGCCGTCGAGCACGATCTGCCG
The nucleotide sequence above comes from Fodinicola acaciae. Encoded proteins:
- a CDS encoding ATP-dependent DNA ligase; protein product: MLLTRLVETSAAVAATRSRREKAELLAAVLREVEPEEVVPAVAYLSGELRQRQIGVGWRSIQDVPAPAAEPSLTVAAVDTACARIGATTGAGSQAQRRTLLGDLFGRATAVEQEFLRRLLTGELRQGALAGLMVDAISRATGIEVPHVRRALLLSGDLRGVAAAALGGGAAALAEFRLEVGRALEPMLAGTAPDIDSAIEKVCPAAVEYKLDGIRIQAHRDGDQVRLFTRSLDDVTARLPEVVEVVRALPVRQIVLDGEVIALDDDGRPHRFQVTASRTGQRGDPRRLRERMPLTAAFFDILHLDGDDLLDEPGDRRWSALEKVVPAAARITREVVESAEAAGRVYAAALAAGHEGVVVKALDVPYQNGRRGGGWLKVKPRHTLDLVVLAVEQGHGRRRGWLSNLHLGARDEATGDFVMLGKTFKGMTDEMLAWQTEKLRALAVEEGDWVVRVRPELVVEIAFDGVQNSTRYPGGMALRFARVLRYREDKKASEADTVETVRAIYEGRPTA